A window of the Lactuca sativa cultivar Salinas chromosome 5, Lsat_Salinas_v11, whole genome shotgun sequence genome harbors these coding sequences:
- the LOC111914380 gene encoding protein CHLORORESPIRATORY REDUCTION 41, chloroplastic produces the protein MASSTIFHLYPFKTSLKPPPHRRSVIKCTSNASSQPPDFPSPDSSTTTSSDSFPIEKRRKSEIVRDRRSKSGLVKPEPPNFEVGWKRTVPIPLEKPIGYVIMDFLEKLEELMGMEYGSTALLAKAGEIVAERAREEAEDLRDEGKVEERMVTELCRVLKLMEMDLAMVKASVKEETLNERLQQAKARCRQAILVASSF, from the coding sequence ATGGCTTCCTCTACCATTTTCCACCTCTACCCCTTCAAAACCTCCCTAAAACCACCTCCTCACAGACGTTCTGTCATCAAATGCACTTCAAATGCATCCTCTCAGCCACCGGACTTCCCCTCTCCCGACTCCTCAACCACCACCAGCTCGGATAGCTTCCCCATCGAGAAACGACGAAAATCCGAGATCGTCAGAGACCGAAGATCCAAATCAGGCCTCGTAAAACCAGAACCTCCGAATTTCGAAGTCGGATGGAAGAGAACGGTGCCGATTCCTCTAGAGAAGCCTATAGGTTACGTGATaatggattttctggagaaattGGAGGAGTTGATGGGAATGGAGTACGGATCGACGGCGTTGCTGGCGAAAGCCGGTGAAATTGTGGCGGAAAGAGCGAGAGAAGAGGCGGAGGATCTGAGAGATGAAGGGAAAGTGGAAGAGAGGATGGTGACGGAGCTTTGTAGAGTGTTGAAGCTGATGGAAATGGATCTGGCGATGGTTAAAGCTTCTGTGAAAGAAGAGACTTTGAACGAGAGGCTTCAACAGGCGAAGGCCAGATGCCGACAAGCCATTCTTGTTGCCAGTTCCTTTTGA
- the LOC111914381 gene encoding pentatricopeptide repeat-containing protein At4g04790, mitochondrial isoform X1 has product MSAKTRTLTKLLSSGTTHSHRKSKNITRSAVTNTSSIASAAKDTLKNYIRVASAADSSSSSYLKPPRSNKSPSSKPLSELAVESNRVGTSSSTSDSKRDLSRQLHSIIFDESPDSKETCDYDVQPSAGLLDIPWAPTLINSTTSLRRKDVTRERKQKWVFKSTQGTRFSRLTRLCTRRLGADNAIKVFGKLGRQTGVKEFNAMIEVCIEKARNTDDEDTALEEFHRAYMVFESMRESGFEIGEETYGPFLLFIIDMGMVEEFHFFCENIKKENLNSLSRLAYYEMLLWIKLNDGDKIQMLITNADGSDESNFNESYLVALCEGDRQEEVSFLLETIDIKKVSSKESMERIFKSLGGLSLETHAKKFLLELKTDGETGQDLSNLIYCYAMSIPNIQIENIVTKFKSLQAELKVSSSSVPYEKLIKTCCSSGEVHLAIDLVESMFEEGLNVRINTINSILTTCDLSCEYNLVHRINSMINDHNIHPNAETFRIMISLCVKMKDFDKAYSIIGDLERLNLIPTANMYNAIMGGYFRQKNFHKGLMVLKQMDKSKVKPDSLTFSYILGNCNSEDDIIKYIKELEESGVQPTKHIFMALINAYAACGLFDKAKQVLSDKRIAFQVVNEMKSVLVSALATNGQMADALEVYDQLKQVEAILEPKSAICLIEHLQSEGELDRLLQLLKQLEDSELWHDGCARIILYCVRYKLLGPAVDLLKQRMEKSSTNEMASEVLFDEVFYEIAVMKPSDVQFGLDLLKGIKEEIGIRASRKSLDFLLSACVNAKDLNRSFSVWKEYQTAGLPYNVLTYLRMYQALLASGGHKAAKVLLGNISDDDSHVCDVIKACQATYGISSSSSSALVEKKKKKKNKKKSK; this is encoded by the exons ATGTCCGCCAAGACCAGAACCCTCACCAAGCTGCTAAGTTCCGGCACCACGCACTCCCATCGCAAGTCGAAGAACATCACCCGTTCTGCCGTCACCAACACCTCGTCTATCGCCTCCGCCGCCAAAGACACCCTAAAAAACTATATACGAGTTGCCAGCGCTGcagattcttcttcttcatcatatcTTAAACCACCACGATCAAACAAATCTCCATCTTCCAAGCCTCTAAGTGAATTGGCAGTTGAGAGCAATAGGGTTGGCACTTCGTCTTCAACTTCCG ATTCAAAGCGAGATCTTTCCAGGCAACTCCATTCTATAATATTCG ATGAGTCGCCAGATTCTAAAGAGACCTGTGATTATGATGTCCAACCTTCGGCTGGTCTTTTGGATATACCATGGGCGCCAACCCTAATTAACAGCACCACATCACTGCGTCGCAAAGATGTAACACGGGAGAGGAAGCAAAAATGGGTCTTCAAGTCTACTCAGGGCACTCGTTTTTCCAGGCTGACCAGATTGTGCACACGTAGGCTAGGGGCAGATAATGCTATTAAAGTTTTTGGTAAATTGGGGCGTCAAACTGGTGTTAAAGAATTTAATGCTATGATAGAGGTATGCATAGAGAAGGCTAGGAATACAGATGATGAGGATACTGCTTTGGAAGAGTTCCATAGAGCTTATATGGTTTTTGAATCTATGAGGGAAAGTGGTTTTGAAATTGGTGAAGAAACTTATGGTCCGTTTCTTCTGTTTATCATTGACATGGGCATGGTTGAAGAATTTCACTTCTTCTGTGAGAACATCAAGAAAGAAAATCTGAATTCTCTTTCAAGACTAGCTTACTATGAGATGCTTTTATGGATAAAACTAAATGATGGAGATAAGATACAGATGCTAATTACAAATGCAGATGGTAGTGATGAatccaactttaatgaaagtTATTTGGTAGCCTTGTGTGAAGGAGATCGACAAGAGGAAGTATCATTTCTTTTAGAAACAATTGACATAAAGAAAGTTTCCTCAAAGGAGAGTATGGAAAGGATTTTTAAATCATTGGGAGGGCTTTCTTTGGAGACCCATGCAAAGAAATTCTTACTGGAACTCAAAACTGATG GTGAAACTGGGCAAGATCTGTCAAACTTGATCTATTGCTATGCAATGAGTATACCAAATATTCAG ATTGAAAACATTGTTACAAAGTTCAAAAGTTTGCAAGCTGAATTGAAGGTTTCATCTTCATCCGTACCTTATGAAAAGCTTATTAAAACCTGTTGCAGCTCAGGCGAG GTACATTTGGCCATTGATTTAGTTGAATCTATGTTTGAAGAAGGGTTAAATGTTCGAATAAATACAATCAATTCCATACTAACAACATGTGATTTGAGCTGTGAATATAATTTG GTTCATCGCATAAATTCCATGATAAATGATCATAACATACATCCGAATGCCGAGACCTTCAGAATTATGATAAGCTTGTGTGTGAAAATGAAGGAT TTTGATAAGGCATATAGCATAATTGGAGATCTGGAGAGATTGAATTTAATTCCTACTGCTAACATGTACAATGCAATAATGGGTGGATACTTTCGACAG AAGAACTTTCATAAAGGACTGATGGTTCTTAAACAAATGGACAAGTCAAAAGTTAAACCTGATTCTCTTACTTTCAGTTATATATTAGGCAATTGCAATAGTGAAGATGATATCATAAAG TATATTAAAGAACTGGAGGAATCAGGAGTTCAACCCACAAAACACATTTTCATGGCACTTATAAATGCATATGCAGCTTGTGGGTTGTTTGACAAGGCAAAGCAA GTTCTCTCAGACAAGAGAATTGCGTTTCAAGTTGTGAATGAAATGAAAAGTGTGCTGGTTTCTGCACTTGCCACAAATGGTCAAATGGCAGATGCCCTAGAAGTTTACGATCAACTTAAACAAGTTGAAGCAATTTTGGAGCCAAAATCAGCTATATGTCTTATT GAACATCTTCAATCGGAAGGCGAATTAGACAGATTACTTCAGCTGTTGAAGCAATTAGAGGATTCAGAACTTTGGCATGATGGGTGTGCCAGAATCATCTTGTATTGTGTTCGATACAAGCTTTTAGG GCCAGCTGTTGATTTACTGAAGCAACGAATGGAGAAGTCTTCCACCAATGAAATGGCTTCTGAAGTTCTTTTTGACGAG GTGTTTTATGAGATTGCTGTGATGAAACCAAGTGATGTGCAGTTTGGGTTGGATCTACTTAAAGGAATCAAGGAAGAGATTGGGATTCGAGCATCAAGGAAAAGTCTTGATTTTCTTCTTAGTGCTTGTGTCAATGCCAAAGATCTCAACCGTTCTTTTTCTGTTTGGAAAGAATATCAGACAGCTGGCCTTCCATACAATGTCTTAACTTACCTAAG GATGTATCAAGCGCTTTTGGCTTCAGGAGGGCATAAAGCTGCAAAAGTTTTGTTAGGAAATATATCGGATGATGACTCACATGTGTGTGATGTGATTAAAGCATGTCAAGCGACATATGGCATatcatcctcctcctcctcagcCCTTGtggagaagaaaaagaaaaagaaaaacaaaaagaaatcaaAGTAG
- the LOC111914381 gene encoding pentatricopeptide repeat-containing protein At4g04790, mitochondrial isoform X2: protein MSAKTRTLTKLLSSGTTHSHRKSKNITRSAVTNTSSIASAAKDTLKNYIRVASAADSSSSSYLKPPRSNKSPSSKPLSELAVESNRVGTSSSTSDESPDSKETCDYDVQPSAGLLDIPWAPTLINSTTSLRRKDVTRERKQKWVFKSTQGTRFSRLTRLCTRRLGADNAIKVFGKLGRQTGVKEFNAMIEVCIEKARNTDDEDTALEEFHRAYMVFESMRESGFEIGEETYGPFLLFIIDMGMVEEFHFFCENIKKENLNSLSRLAYYEMLLWIKLNDGDKIQMLITNADGSDESNFNESYLVALCEGDRQEEVSFLLETIDIKKVSSKESMERIFKSLGGLSLETHAKKFLLELKTDGETGQDLSNLIYCYAMSIPNIQIENIVTKFKSLQAELKVSSSSVPYEKLIKTCCSSGEVHLAIDLVESMFEEGLNVRINTINSILTTCDLSCEYNLVHRINSMINDHNIHPNAETFRIMISLCVKMKDFDKAYSIIGDLERLNLIPTANMYNAIMGGYFRQKNFHKGLMVLKQMDKSKVKPDSLTFSYILGNCNSEDDIIKYIKELEESGVQPTKHIFMALINAYAACGLFDKAKQVLSDKRIAFQVVNEMKSVLVSALATNGQMADALEVYDQLKQVEAILEPKSAICLIEHLQSEGELDRLLQLLKQLEDSELWHDGCARIILYCVRYKLLGPAVDLLKQRMEKSSTNEMASEVLFDEVFYEIAVMKPSDVQFGLDLLKGIKEEIGIRASRKSLDFLLSACVNAKDLNRSFSVWKEYQTAGLPYNVLTYLRMYQALLASGGHKAAKVLLGNISDDDSHVCDVIKACQATYGISSSSSSALVEKKKKKKNKKKSK from the exons ATGTCCGCCAAGACCAGAACCCTCACCAAGCTGCTAAGTTCCGGCACCACGCACTCCCATCGCAAGTCGAAGAACATCACCCGTTCTGCCGTCACCAACACCTCGTCTATCGCCTCCGCCGCCAAAGACACCCTAAAAAACTATATACGAGTTGCCAGCGCTGcagattcttcttcttcatcatatcTTAAACCACCACGATCAAACAAATCTCCATCTTCCAAGCCTCTAAGTGAATTGGCAGTTGAGAGCAATAGGGTTGGCACTTCGTCTTCAACTTCCG ATGAGTCGCCAGATTCTAAAGAGACCTGTGATTATGATGTCCAACCTTCGGCTGGTCTTTTGGATATACCATGGGCGCCAACCCTAATTAACAGCACCACATCACTGCGTCGCAAAGATGTAACACGGGAGAGGAAGCAAAAATGGGTCTTCAAGTCTACTCAGGGCACTCGTTTTTCCAGGCTGACCAGATTGTGCACACGTAGGCTAGGGGCAGATAATGCTATTAAAGTTTTTGGTAAATTGGGGCGTCAAACTGGTGTTAAAGAATTTAATGCTATGATAGAGGTATGCATAGAGAAGGCTAGGAATACAGATGATGAGGATACTGCTTTGGAAGAGTTCCATAGAGCTTATATGGTTTTTGAATCTATGAGGGAAAGTGGTTTTGAAATTGGTGAAGAAACTTATGGTCCGTTTCTTCTGTTTATCATTGACATGGGCATGGTTGAAGAATTTCACTTCTTCTGTGAGAACATCAAGAAAGAAAATCTGAATTCTCTTTCAAGACTAGCTTACTATGAGATGCTTTTATGGATAAAACTAAATGATGGAGATAAGATACAGATGCTAATTACAAATGCAGATGGTAGTGATGAatccaactttaatgaaagtTATTTGGTAGCCTTGTGTGAAGGAGATCGACAAGAGGAAGTATCATTTCTTTTAGAAACAATTGACATAAAGAAAGTTTCCTCAAAGGAGAGTATGGAAAGGATTTTTAAATCATTGGGAGGGCTTTCTTTGGAGACCCATGCAAAGAAATTCTTACTGGAACTCAAAACTGATG GTGAAACTGGGCAAGATCTGTCAAACTTGATCTATTGCTATGCAATGAGTATACCAAATATTCAG ATTGAAAACATTGTTACAAAGTTCAAAAGTTTGCAAGCTGAATTGAAGGTTTCATCTTCATCCGTACCTTATGAAAAGCTTATTAAAACCTGTTGCAGCTCAGGCGAG GTACATTTGGCCATTGATTTAGTTGAATCTATGTTTGAAGAAGGGTTAAATGTTCGAATAAATACAATCAATTCCATACTAACAACATGTGATTTGAGCTGTGAATATAATTTG GTTCATCGCATAAATTCCATGATAAATGATCATAACATACATCCGAATGCCGAGACCTTCAGAATTATGATAAGCTTGTGTGTGAAAATGAAGGAT TTTGATAAGGCATATAGCATAATTGGAGATCTGGAGAGATTGAATTTAATTCCTACTGCTAACATGTACAATGCAATAATGGGTGGATACTTTCGACAG AAGAACTTTCATAAAGGACTGATGGTTCTTAAACAAATGGACAAGTCAAAAGTTAAACCTGATTCTCTTACTTTCAGTTATATATTAGGCAATTGCAATAGTGAAGATGATATCATAAAG TATATTAAAGAACTGGAGGAATCAGGAGTTCAACCCACAAAACACATTTTCATGGCACTTATAAATGCATATGCAGCTTGTGGGTTGTTTGACAAGGCAAAGCAA GTTCTCTCAGACAAGAGAATTGCGTTTCAAGTTGTGAATGAAATGAAAAGTGTGCTGGTTTCTGCACTTGCCACAAATGGTCAAATGGCAGATGCCCTAGAAGTTTACGATCAACTTAAACAAGTTGAAGCAATTTTGGAGCCAAAATCAGCTATATGTCTTATT GAACATCTTCAATCGGAAGGCGAATTAGACAGATTACTTCAGCTGTTGAAGCAATTAGAGGATTCAGAACTTTGGCATGATGGGTGTGCCAGAATCATCTTGTATTGTGTTCGATACAAGCTTTTAGG GCCAGCTGTTGATTTACTGAAGCAACGAATGGAGAAGTCTTCCACCAATGAAATGGCTTCTGAAGTTCTTTTTGACGAG GTGTTTTATGAGATTGCTGTGATGAAACCAAGTGATGTGCAGTTTGGGTTGGATCTACTTAAAGGAATCAAGGAAGAGATTGGGATTCGAGCATCAAGGAAAAGTCTTGATTTTCTTCTTAGTGCTTGTGTCAATGCCAAAGATCTCAACCGTTCTTTTTCTGTTTGGAAAGAATATCAGACAGCTGGCCTTCCATACAATGTCTTAACTTACCTAAG GATGTATCAAGCGCTTTTGGCTTCAGGAGGGCATAAAGCTGCAAAAGTTTTGTTAGGAAATATATCGGATGATGACTCACATGTGTGTGATGTGATTAAAGCATGTCAAGCGACATATGGCATatcatcctcctcctcctcagcCCTTGtggagaagaaaaagaaaaagaaaaacaaaaagaaatcaaAGTAG